The Enoplosus armatus isolate fEnoArm2 chromosome 21, fEnoArm2.hap1, whole genome shotgun sequence genomic sequence CCTGCAGCTAAGAAGACAAAGCAGCTGTTCTGCTGGTagaagaagacgaagaggaggaatTATCTTCTACTGTTCTGAAGAcaaatggcccctgtgagtgatatattattatatattgttattactgatgcatcagtgcataagcagcattttactgttgtagctggtcgagggagttttaactactttatatacagttcggAGGTTCAGCACAGTTGTTCCTCAACCTAAAAGTGGGTTCCTTCCAAAGTGTCACAAGATAAGTGTGAGGAGTCGTGTGATGATTAATGGGGTAGGAAATACCAAAAATAAGTTACACATATTTCTAATtcctttttttactttggaaTGAATCTTTCTATATTTTGTCTCAAATTCatgttattcaaatgaaaccatctgagataTTTAGAGAGGAAATCACCCATTAAACTTATGTTAtctttatgtaaaatcttaatctgaaaagtaactactaactacagctgtcaaagaAATGTGGCAGAGTAAAAAACATAATACTTCCTTCTGAAATGCAGTAGcctagaagtataaagtaacattaccattaaatggaaatactgaagtacaagtactttaaaactaaatgtactttccaccactgcctgctGGATGAAGAAAAATACCAGCCTTAACgattttcacaacctggcaacccaaacgTTGTTATTAATAATGGCTTATAACGGATCCATAAAGTCTAATGAAGTAATAAATGCTTCACAAAGGCAACTATATGAGAAAGTGGTACTATCGAATAATAATATCTGTAAAAGCTAGTAAGTTATTAGCTACCTCGACACACTTTTCCATAAAATCTGAATAATTAAGAGTCCAGCTGAGTATTGATCCTGAGCTTATTTATGCACATTTCTCTCCAATGACTCCTGGATTCCCTGAATGAATCAAAACAGGCCACTTAACAACCAGCGAGTGCACGTCCGGACTTGTGGAAACCTCCCTTCCAAAGCATTTGCCTGAGGTTGTGCAGTGAATAACGTGCCTCTGCATGGAGGGATAAGGCACAGAGGACACTGCCAAGCATTAGAGTGTTACAGGAAGGATCAAGAACAAATGAGTAATGAAGTAACTGACTCATTGAGACCGTTCAGAGACATGAGACACAGCATGGGCTCTTTCAAAGCCTGCTCTTCTTAAGGTCCCATCTCAGTCAGACTTGACTTAAGACTTTTcctgacatgtttttaattgttgGCTCCTCCTTGTCATGCACGTCACCCATATAAGCAATTAGGCTTCTGTCATCCATGACGAATAAAATGGAGATTTCTCTGCTGCTTAATGGTGGCAGCTCAGACACATCTGCATAAGTAGACGTTTTACCAGTGGGTTAGCAGTACCCATAGTGAGACTAAGTACAAATTAAGATTTATGTTCTGTCTTTTCTAGTGATATATAACAGCAGTTTAACATGAGTATAATAACAATATCTGAGGACTGACGTTATATAATCACATGGTACATTCTGTTATCATAGCACAAGATGAATCACTGCATCCGAACAAAGACTGGTTGCCGATATATTTAtgaatttattattttctttacattatctccacctcctgctccgGAGCCCACAGAAAACCGTTATAAAGAAATGATTGTAATTCAAGGCCACAGAAGCAAGGAACCATATCCCCACGAGCAAATACAAAACAGAGTTGGTAACAGGATTGCAACACCAAAGTGAAAGCATGTCTGCCAAGTCTACACATTCAAAGACCACAAACATCAAACAGGTTTTCCAGGCAGTCAAGGGTTTCAGTGTTCatagagaagaaaacaaacaggactgTTTCTAGCTGAGGAGAGATGGATATTTCCAAATGGgcacagtatgtttttttttttttgtgtgtgtacagatgcAATATAATTGAGTGTACCATCTGCATGTTACACGTGAtccatttacagaaatgtttaagCAAGACAGCATCAAAGGTTACTGAGGAGCGTAGATTTTTTTGCTCAGGCCAAAGAGCATAACATCACAGAGTAGAAATGGtctctgacttcttttttttttccttcttcttcagctATACTTAATATTCATCTCCCTGTTCAGTCCACTGCTCGCTGAGCTCTTTCAAGACAAAGGCCCAAAAAAAGATCATTGGATATCTGATTGACCACGACAAGAAATGGAAACTTGAGCTGTTTGCATTTCCTCCAAGCCTTTTATAGTGAAGATAGcacagcaataaaacacaggGTACGACTCAGTTATGGCATTTTGCAGATTAATATGAGTAGCTGAGGGGGATGCTTTGGAAATTGCTTTGACTAGAAATGTGTCAAGGctgacaggttttttttcttcagtttgatCCCTATTAAGCACTTCCCTATGATCTAATTCAATAAATGCCAAAGGGAGTTACAATAATCATATTCATCCCTGATCCTTTGGGATGTGTGTCTTTGGAACCCATAAATACttctaactttatttcttccacATGTAATATCTTCAGAGGTTCATATATATTCAGaggtgttttatatttccaggctacatacagtaaaatattagCTTTGAAAAATGCACTGAATCCCACATACAATCAAAGGAGTCCCTGCGAAAGTGCTAAGCCACCAAACCGCCATGACATCTTTGAGCTTCAAATAAAGTCCCTCTACTGATGTAATGAAAATACAATCCATGTCATTCATATGTCTATATTAGAGCAATAAAGCACTActatcatctttttttctctgctttgatAAAAGAGTCTGTACAGTGCAGCATCTTTTGTTTCGTTTTAAAGGGAAACAGCACACAAAAGTCTGATATTAAATTAATGATAGCCAGATTAGTCTGTGAAAATTCTCTCCCAAAGCTACAAATTAGAAGACTGTCAATAAATACAAGTCTTATTTCTTAATGAGCGTCATGTTTCTGTTCCAAACCAGTAAATATCCCTTAAccctcccccccaaaaagaaaataatgccAGTAATAACAGCTATAGATTAGCTATAGAAACAGCTCTCTGACATCACAGATTACGGATGGAAAAACTCTAATTTTTCATCTCTTACtaagacatacagtaaataatctTCTCTGAGAAACTGAGCTGTCGTAGGATGATGCAAGAACATTAAATTTAGGCTGAAATTCAGTGGTGCTCCTCTGCATGTAAAACAGCAAAGGTCTAAAGTCTCATTCAATAAAAGAGTGCTACAAGTAAGTGTGAAGGGCTGCCTGGGGGGAAGACAGCTCCCTTCCACctattttaatgtaaaatattcctCCCTCACAAACATCTGTTGCTGCAGTCTGTACAACATCTTACAtacacccaaacaaacacagaaaaaaaacttgaacaCTAGCGGAAATGCTACCCAGCTCTTCCTCAACTTCTAACATCTTTTTGAAATTTAAGGgtcagtgcaaaaacaaaacaaacaactttacAGAAGTTGATGAGACTGGCAGATACAGCAAACAAGACAGCTCATTATCAGCTGACCAGCAGCAATGAGTTAACTGGCAAACCTGTTGTACCCCAGCCTCTTCATCACACTCCCACACACGTCCTCTATTAGTCTGATGTCCTTTCGAGGCATATTCTGCCGCCACATGTTAATGTTGGCAGGTGAAATGTCACCTTCAtacattagattgtacaggttTGTGGAGGTGGTGAATATGAGTTGGTTGAGGGCTGCGGGTGAGACAGGCACTCCCAGATATGTGTGTATGCTCTCCGCCGTCTCCTGTGGGAAGTTAACCACGTCCTCAAACCTCACTTGTAGGTAGGACTCCTCGGGGAGGCCCTCGCTGACCCTCAGCACCGCTGCGGTGTGAGCCAGCCACAGATGAGCCAGTATCAGGATGGGGTTTGTCTCCGAACGGGACAGCAGCCTCTGGATTATCTTAAACTCCGGCGCCACAGTTGGGCACCCATCCCCGACAGCATCCTCCTTGAATATCAAGGAAAGGTGCTGCGGGATGTTTTTGAGGGAGTAAAGGCTGGGTTTGCTGTTATAAACCATGAGATAAATCCACGCTCGAGGGTCTCTCACCAAGTAGATTGTCCTCAGGGAAGGTCCCACAACCTCCTGAATGAAAGGCAGTTTGAGTGACCAGCTTCCACTCCTCATGTTGAGGACCACCCGGGCGTTAGGGTACTCCGCAACATGGCGTCTCATCTCCCGAACATACTCTGCATCTCTGTCCAGACTGGCTCTCAGTTTGCCCTTCAGCTCGGACGCTGGCTCCCTCCTCCTGGATCGTTTCTTTCTGTCCCTGGAGGGGCCGACTCTCTGGGGCTGTTTGACCCTGCTGCCCTCTACCAGCTGAATATTTTGCAAGTGCAGCTTGGTGTTGTGGACCAGCGAGTGCAGCCAGCCCTGAATAATCTTAAACCGTCCCTGCACGGCGTCTGACCTTGACCACTCGCAGGCGTCGACCAGAGAGTCAAACTCAAACTCAGTCTCAGGAATGTCCACGTGCTCGGTGGGAACTCTTATGTAAACAAAGTCTGAGCTGTTGTAGAAAAGGTGCTTGAGGATTTCTGATCCTGATCCGGGAAGGGTTGTTATGACGACGGTGGGCAGGGGGAGCCGGTGCTGCTCGTACAgtctgatttgtttgtttacttcgCTTTTGGCACCCGCGCCTTTCCATTTTACCCCACAGAGAAGCTGATCGCAGCTGTTAGACACGAACAGCAGCTCTGCTATCCACAGAAtgagcacagagaggagggcGTAACGCATCAGCCTGCTGAAGCAGACATAAAACTTTCTCTGCATGGTCAAAAATCCTATAGCCACACAGAGAACAACCCCTGCTATCACATTGACTGTGAACCCAAAGTCAAACAGCTGATTATCACTGCTGATTTGTTTGGGGATGAGTTGCGTCCCAAGGCCATATCGAGTGATTTGATATCTATCCTCAACTTTAGAGTGACCTCCAAATCCTAAGTAAGTCATCCTAGCTCCTATGTCTTTATAGTTTGTTGCGATAGAAACTATCTTCTCTGTGTTATTTATGGTTAAGGAAAGTCTCACACCATTTTTGCTATTATCCATAAATCTACAGCTTGACACTTTGACATATGGCCCGTGCAACACGTAAGCTACTCTGCTGACTGTGCCTGTCATTGGAAAAGTGACATTGACGTACTGAGTCCACCTCTTTTTAAACTCAGCCgcctgctctgcctcctgtATTCTGGTATCAGGGCTGTGACCCTGGCTGTCGAACCAGAACATTTTGTAATGAGCGTCCCACACATCCATCATCGCGCCGTTGTACCTGTCCATGAATCTGAAAGGAACGTATTTAAAATCAATGTCAAGATTGTGGAAAAATGCACTGAGGGACTTAACAGGTGAATCACCCCACTTCTCCACGTGGTCGAGCACCAGCAAAGTCTGCGAGTTGAGCAGAACCAAGGCTCTGAACACACTCTTTAGTCTCATGGCGGGGGAATATGCCGACACCGCTTCGCCACTTACAAACATGGTGTCCCTGTGTGAGGAGGCGACGATCACCTCGCCTCTGGCATCACCCACCCCCTCGTCAGTCCAGCGCAGCCACTTAGCGCACTCCCCCAACTGACCCTCCCACGGACTGTTACACTGGCTGGTAGGCGACGGACTGAAGACCAAAACATTGTTTAGATAGCTGTACTTTGGACCATAAAGTGCTTCAGACACAAATACCTGTCCATTCGGAGCAAACGTGAAAGAGTTCTGATCAGGGTGCTCGTGGCCTGGGTTAAAGCTGTTCCAGCCCTCCACCCAGGAGTAAGGCTTGTCATGGACAATGTCGTAGACTGCACGGCCACCCAGCTTGCCAGACTTAAAGGAGACAAAAGTATTACCCTGGCCGTTGGGAAGTCCTGCTCCATAGGTGACCACACCCCAGTTTGAGAAAATATGCATCCTAGCTTTGCCAAAGTCGTGGGGAGGCTGCGGCGCAAGGTGGTTGTTGTACCAGATGTATTCTGTGTGAAGCGTAGCCCAGCGCTGGGCTGACGACTGTCCCATGGGACCATCCTTGGGTCGGTGCTTTCTAATTTGCTGAGCCAGCCAGTTGCCCGTTCCGTTCCTCATGACGAACGTGTCGAGGAAAACAAGCTGGCTCTCCGGGCCGTAAAACCAGTTGTAGTTGGAGTCTGCGATGCCGACTGTTCTCTGAAACCCCGGCAACAGGGTGTTATAATAAAACCAGAAGTGTCCCCGCAGCCAGTTGTTCTGCGAGTTATCAATGT encodes the following:
- the LOC139304504 gene encoding dermatan-sulfate epimerase-like protein, with translation MYSHMPGNMAVNWVVYSVFLLPLFAVGTAFSGVFNATDRDIFTDDLLQVKLTQDRATEQWKLQSTDSHPNLYFNQVDVLHLRQRSSTTHSHIFKVIRAAALTMLSNVPFYMPPVKHAEFTSKWNEIYGNNLPPLALYCLLCPEDSAALQFLIKFMDRMAEYPDWKVTSAPNDEVPMAHSLTGFATAYDFIYSYLDERRRDVYLNKIRSETEELYELSKYRGWGKQYLQNHQTTNILAILTGAIVVGSHDDPESMIWKQVAVNYMEKTMFLLNHVVDGSLDEGVAYGSYTAKSITQYVFLAQRHFNIDNSQNNWLRGHFWFYYNTLLPGFQRTVGIADSNYNWFYGPESQLVFLDTFVMRNGTGNWLAQQIRKHRPKDGPMGQSSAQRWATLHTEYIWYNNHLAPQPPHDFGKARMHIFSNWGVVTYGAGLPNGQGNTFVSFKSGKLGGRAVYDIVHDKPYSWVEGWNSFNPGHEHPDQNSFTFAPNGQVFVSEALYGPKYSYLNNVLVFSPSPTSQCNSPWEGQLGECAKWLRWTDEGVGDARGEVIVASSHRDTMFVSGEAVSAYSPAMRLKSVFRALVLLNSQTLLVLDHVEKWGDSPVKSLSAFFHNLDIDFKYVPFRFMDRYNGAMMDVWDAHYKMFWFDSQGHSPDTRIQEAEQAAEFKKRWTQYVNVTFPMTGTVSRVAYVLHGPYVKVSSCRFMDNSKNGVRLSLTINNTEKIVSIATNYKDIGARMTYLGFGGHSKVEDRYQITRYGLGTQLIPKQISSDNQLFDFGFTVNVIAGVVLCVAIGFLTMQRKFYVCFSRLMRYALLSVLILWIAELLFVSNSCDQLLCGVKWKGAGAKSEVNKQIRLYEQHRLPLPTVVITTLPGSGSEILKHLFYNSSDFVYIRVPTEHVDIPETEFEFDSLVDACEWSRSDAVQGRFKIIQGWLHSLVHNTKLHLQNIQLVEGSRVKQPQRVGPSRDRKKRSRRREPASELKGKLRASLDRDAEYVREMRRHVAEYPNARVVLNMRSGSWSLKLPFIQEVVGPSLRTIYLVRDPRAWIYLMVYNSKPSLYSLKNIPQHLSLIFKEDAVGDGCPTVAPEFKIIQRLLSRSETNPILILAHLWLAHTAAVLRVSEGLPEESYLQVRFEDVVNFPQETAESIHTYLGVPVSPAALNQLIFTTSTNLYNLMYEGDISPANINMWRQNMPRKDIRLIEDVCGSVMKRLGYNRFAS